In Oncorhynchus tshawytscha isolate Ot180627B linkage group LG23, Otsh_v2.0, whole genome shotgun sequence, the following proteins share a genomic window:
- the LOC112222559 gene encoding pre-B-cell leukemia transcription factor 1-like, translated as MLQQQPLTGNGPSNGRGLGLSSHPGMHPLNSVHPSSHHRSDGDTGHEGAENGHESRRDIGDILQQIMTITDQSLDEAQAKKHALNCHRMKPALFSVLCEIKEKTGLSMRNAQEEESQDPQLVRLDNMLLAEGVAGPEKGGGAAAAVSAATSSGGMSPDSSLEHSDYKSKLSQIRNIYHTEMEKYDQACSEFTTHVMNLLREQSRTRPVSPREIERMVAIIHRKFSSIQTQLKQSTCEAVMILRSRFLDARRKRRNFSKQATEVLNEYFYSHLANPYPSEEAKEELAKQCSITVSQVCNWFGNKRIRYKKNIGKFQEEANIYAMKTAIVATQSEDSPHTPNSTGSGGFSLTGPDLFLGVPPMNGEQPVYMGAQTNGNWQGQNTPPSATSPGNDHSGESD; from the exons ATGTTGCAGCAGCAGCCTCTCACTGGCAACGGGCCCTCTAACGGCCGGGGCCTTGGCCTGAGCTCTCACCCCGGTATGCACCCTCTAAACTCGGTTCATCCATCTTCCCACCACCGCTCCGACGGAGACACGGGCCACGAAGGCGCAGAAAATGGACATGAAAGCCGCAGAGACATTGGCGACATATTGCAGCAAATCATGACCATCACCGACCAAAGTTTGGACGAAGCACAAGCAAA AAAACACGCATTGAATTGCCATCGAATGAAACCAGCTTTGTTCAGCGTCTTATGTGAGATCAAAGAGAAAACAG GCCTATCAATGCGAAATGCTCAGGAGGAAGAATCACAGGACCCACAGCTGGTGCGATTGGACAACATGCTGCTGGCGGAGGGTGTGGCTGGGCCGGAGAAAGGTGGCGGGGCGGCAGCGGCGGTGTCCGCAGCCACCAGCTCTGGAGGCATGTCTCCAGACAGCTCACTGGAACACTCAGACTACAAAAGCAAGTTGAGCCAGATTCGCAACATCTATCACACTGAGATGGAGAAATATGACCAG GCCTGTAGTGAGTTCACTACCCACGTGATGAACCTGCTGAGGGAGCAGTCACGTACGCGGCCGGTGTCACCGAGGGAGATTGAGCGCATGGTGGCCATCATCCACCGCAAGTTCAGCTCCATCCAGACACAACTCAAGCAGAGCACCTGCGAGGCCGTCATGATCCTGAGGTCCCGCTTCCTCGACGCCAG GCGTAAGAGACGAAACTTCAGCAAGCAAGCGACGGAAGTCCTGAATGAGTATTTCTACTCCCATCTCGCCAACCCTTACCCCAGTGAAGAGGCCAAAGAAGAACTAGCCAAACAGTGTAGCATCACTGTCTCTCAG GTGTGCAACTGGTTTGGAAACAAGAGAATCCGCTACAAGAAGAACATTGGGAAGTTCCAAGAGGAGGCCAACATCTATGCCATGAAGACGGCCATCGTGGCGACACAGAGCGAGGACTCTCCACACACGCCCAACTCAACAG GATCGGGGGGCTTCTCACTCACTGGACCAGACCTTTTCCTGGGTGTTCCACCAATGAATGGAGAGCAGCCTGTCTACATGGGAGCACAA ACTAATGGGAACTGGCAAGGGCAAAACACGCCCCCCTCTGCCACTTCCCCAGGAAACGACCACTCAGGGGAGTCTGACTGA
- the LOC112222995 gene encoding LOW QUALITY PROTEIN: deoxyribonuclease-2-alpha (The sequence of the model RefSeq protein was modified relative to this genomic sequence to represent the inferred CDS: substituted 1 base at 1 genomic stop codon) has protein sequence MLSLVVLLILFQPGEGGTSPISCYNDQGEAVDWFYLYKLPHVDREIPNDGQSYLLMDKGSEGWTDGKVLVNDSTGALGRTVGRLYEQGKNEDIAYILYNDQRPPEEGERGFGFLSSXGGHTKGVVLLDKTQGYWLVHSTPHFPPVKEIGQYFYPGSGVQNGQNFICVTYPLERFQAIGEQLQINQPNVYDCGVPASLASLVPALADVCNNSQGQMAYSNLPHTQPASNRSVSLTSLGGTKFISFAKGRSFNNDLYHSWVAPTLQSDLLVQFWIRSTGILPSDCSLGWKVLDIQLISPGGRITFKASNDHSKWAVSTTGGGVDRAAGWVCVGDINRNEAEEKRGGGTVCLQDATVWKAYRTAALECEMCGGGTSGCDVDVEDARHYQGDMKQ, from the exons ATGTTGTCACTTGTTGTCCTGCTGATCCTGTTTCAACCAGGAGAGGGAGGCACCTCACCTATCTCCTGTTACAATGATCAAGGGGAAGCTGTTGACTG GTTCTATCTCTACAAACTCCCCCATGTTGATCGTGAAATTCCCAACGATGGACAGAGTTATCTACTGATGGACAAAGGGAGCGAGGGATGGACGGATGGAAAAGTGTTGGTGAATGACAGCACTGGAGCCCTGGGGAGGACAGTGGGCCGGCTGTATGAGCAGGGGAAG AATGAAGACATTGCATACATCCTGTACAATGACCAGAGACCACccgaggagggagaaagaggattTGGTTTCCTTAGTAGCTGAGGTGGCCACACTAAAG gtGTTGTCTTATTGGACAAGACACAGGGCTACTGGTTGGTCCACAGCACCCCTCATTTCCCCCCTGTAAAGGAAATAGGGCAATATTTCTACCCAGGTAGTGGTGTACAGAATGGACAGAACTTCATCTGTGTGACCTACCCACTGGAACGCTTTCAGGCCATTG GAGAGCAGTTGCAGATCAACCAGCCCAATGTGTATGACTGTGGTGTCCCTGCTTCCTTGGCCTCTCTGGTGCCCGCACTGGCTGACGTCTGTAACAACAGCCAAGGGCAGATGGCCTATAGCAACTTACCGCACACCCAACCCGCATCCAATCGCAGCGTCTCCCTCACCTCATTGGGTGGAACCAAGTTCATCAGCTTTGCCAAGGGGAGATCATTCAATAATG ATCTGTACCACTCCTGGGTGGCTcccaccctccagtcagacctCCTAGTCCAGTTCTGGATCCGCTCCACTGGCATCCTGCCCTCTGACTGCTCCCTGGGCTGGAAGGTCCTGGACATCCAGCTTATCTCCCCAGGCGGGAGGATCACCTTCAAGGCCTCCAACGACCACTCCAAGTGGGCCGTGAGTACCACCGGGGGTGGGGTGGATAGAGCTGCTGGCTGGGTGTGTGTGGGCGACATCAACCGGAACGaggctgaggagaagagagggggtgggacagTGTGCCTGCAGGATGCCACGGTGTGGAAGGCCTATCGGACAGCGGCGCTGGAGTGTGAGATGTGCGGGGGAGGGACTAGCGGGTGTGATGTGGACGTAGAGGATGCAAGGCACTACCAGGGAGATATGAAGCAGTAA
- the LOC112222997 gene encoding uncharacterized protein LOC112222997 yields the protein MDVVMEYPGVKVETVEEEHLEDLIIIKEGDVERVVEGGTEPITGKSNDEDSSAEEDATARHGQIGKANTESGDGDKRKKDNQINQSKGETGTEDGVEHIKGMDELVMDRQKMECKKEGMVMVDITEKYKTAEQDLETDKPSQGLQVGTNIHLPSDQLPKDTLSPEHAQKQAQRLTPYFPDALYDLVFTLQEGRRLNDQRCSFRGRRRCHSEPNTYIPAHRAHRVHFSSMTSLQKDEFFDLLATSQGRRLDDQRAELHDTPPPKPKANKKRSSVKDTKAKKSAPIAVQNEDLYNMILMSQAQGRLEEQRSAAPGPMDDEDFFSLLLSVQGGRMEDQRTELPGILGT from the exons ATGGATGTTGTCATGGAATACCCAGGGGTCAAAGTTGAAACAGTTGAAGAGGAGCATTTGGAGGATCTAATCATTATTAAGGAGGGGGATGTTGAGAGAGTTGTTGAGGGAGGGACAGAGCCAATAACAGGCAAGAGCAACGATGAAGACTCCAGTGCGGAAGAGGATGCCACTGCCAGACATGGACAGATTGGAAAAGCCAACACTGAAAGTGGAGATGGAGACAAAAGAAAAAAGGATAACCAAATAAATCAATCAAAAGGAGAGACGGGTACAGAGGATGGGGTTGAGCACATTAAAGGGATGGATGAATTGGTAATGGATAGACAGAAAATGGAATGCAAGAAAGaggggatggtgatggtggataTAACAGAAAAATACAAAACAGCAGAACAAGATTTGGAGACGGACAAACCATCACAAGGATTACAAGTTGGCACAAATATACATCTTCCCTCTGACCAGTTGCCCAAAGATACGCTGAGCCCAGAGCATGcccaaaaacag GCTCAACGGTTAACCCCTTACTTCCCAGACGCTCTGTATGACCTGGTTTTTACTCTGCAAGAAGGAAGACGACTCAATGACCAGCGGTGCTCGttcagagggaggagaaggtgccATTCTGAACCCAACACCTACATTCCAGCCCACAGAGCCCACAGAG TGCATTTCTCCTCAATGACCTCGCTGCAGAAAGATGAGTTCTTTGACTTGCTGGCTACCTCCCAAGGCCGTCGGCTCGACGACCAGCGGGCGGAACTACATGACACCCCACCCCCTAAGCCGAAAGCCAATAAGAAGAGGAGCAGCGTAAAAGATACAAAGGCCAAAAAGTCTGCTCCAATTGCAGTGCAGAACGAGGACTTGTACAATATGATTCTCATGTCGCAG GCCCAGGGTAGGCTGGAGGAGCAGCGCAGTGCGGCCCCGGGCCCTATGGATGATGAAGACTTCTTTTCCTTACTGCTGAGTGTCCAGGGAGGACGCATGGAGGACCAGAGGACTGAGCTGCCTGGGATTCTGGGAACCTGA